Within Vallitalea okinawensis, the genomic segment TATTGCTGTATTTTCCCATTTAATACAATATCACCATCATAGGAACCATTAGGATGCACACCACTTAGAACCTTCATTAATGTAGATTTCCCTGCACCATTTTCACCACATAAAGCATGGATTTCTCCGCGCTTCACCTTGAAATTAACATTATCCAATGCTTTTACACCAGGGAATTCCTTAACAATGTTCTTCATTTCAAGTATAAAATCACTCATTCTTTCACCACCTATAATGTGAATCTAAACCTTTATTCCATCAAAGAAAAGCGAAGGGGCATATAGCCCCTCAACTTTCTTAAGTGTATCTTACTTGTATACATCTTCTTTCTTTAAATAACCGCTCTCTATTAGAAGTTCATCTATATTATCTTTATCAACTACATAAGGTGTTAATAAAACAGATGGTACGTCTACAGAGTTATTGCTAACAGCCCCGTTTGTTTTAACTTCTTCACCATTTGCAAGAGCAATAGCAATATTGATTGCTTCTGCACCTAGCATTCTTGTATCTTTGAAGATTGTCATGGATTGAGTACCTTCTACGATTCTTTGAGCTGCTGCTAATTCAGCATCTTGTCCAGTGATTGGAACTTGACCGTCTAAACCTTGTGCTGCTAAAGCTTGTATAGCACCACCAGCTGTTCCATCGTTAGGAGCTAAAATAGCTTGTACATCATTGTTTGCTTTAGTTAAAGCATTTTCTATGATTTTAAGTGCGTTTTCTGGTTTCCAGTCATCAACTGGTTGGTCTACGATGACATTAACTTTACCTTCGTCGATTAATGGTTGAAGATAAGTCATAGCACCTTCTTTGAATAATTTAGCATTGTTATCTGTTGGTGCACCTGACATGATGATATAATTACCTTCTGATACTAAGTCAGTGATATAAGCACCTTGAAGCTCACCTACTCTTACATTGTCAAATGAAAGGTAGTAATCTAATTTATCTGTGTTTGTGATCAAACGATCATAAGAAATAACAGGGATTCCCTCTTCACTAGCTGCTTCTACGATTGATGCTGCTGCAGCTGCATCTTGTGGAGCTAAGATAAGCACATCGATACCTTGTGCAATAAGGTTTTTAGCTTGTGCATCTTGCTGCGCCACATCATTGTTAGCTACTTGAACTAATAATTTAACACCAGCTTCTTCAGCTGCTGCTTCCATTTTCTCTTTATCTCTTACCCATCTTTCTTCTTGTTGAGTAGGTAATGATAAACCAATAACGATCTCATCGTCTGCTGGTTCTTCTTTTTTAGTTTCTTCCTTCTTAGTATCTTCTGTTTTTGTAGTAGTTTCAGTTTTTGTTTCTTCATCAGAAGAACATGCTGCAATTGTGAATACCATTGTTAATAATAAAAATATTGCTAAACTTTTGCGTAAAAATTTCATTACATTCCCTCCATTTTAAAACTCTTCTTATATAATACTAGTTACTAGAGTGCTCATCCATCTAATATGAATTACCAATGTGTTAAGCACCTTGTGATATTATAATACTGAAAATATGCACAAATAACACTAGAATTAAATACGATAATCTAGATATTTTTAAGAAAGAGAAAAAAATAAATCCACTTAATAGCATTATTTTAATATGGTATTTGTACTATTACTTCTTTTTTGCAGAATAAAAGTAGCTTTGCTATACCTATCTTTGAATTAATAACTCTATAAAATGAAAAAGGTGGAGAATCAAGGATTTCCCTTGACTACTCCACCTCTTTATTAGCATTTGTCGTTCTTTCAGGCCATTCACTTTCTGGGATGTAGCGATAAACATCTTCAAACTTGTGAAAACCATCAGCAATAACTGTGTCAACAATATTATCTTTATTAACCGCTACAGGCTCGATCATAACATATGGAATCTCTCCAAAGCCATTATTAATAGTCTCTTCATAATCAGCCGTTTCATTGATGACCAGTTCTATAGCTAAATCTACAGCTGCTGTTGCCAGTTGACTGATTGGTTTATATACTGTCATCAACTGTGTTCCTTCAACAATTTGCTGACACGCAACCAGATTGGCATCATGTCCTACAACCTGAACCTCTCCTGCCAAACGGTATTCAGATAAAACACGAATAGCAGATTCTGCTAAACGATCATTAGCGCAAATAACAGCATCTA encodes:
- a CDS encoding sugar ABC transporter substrate-binding protein, translating into MKFLRKSLAIFLLLTMVFTIAACSSDEETKTETTTKTEDTKKEETKKEEPADDEIVIGLSLPTQQEERWVRDKEKMEAAAEEAGVKLLVQVANNDVAQQDAQAKNLIAQGIDVLILAPQDAAAAASIVEAASEEGIPVISYDRLITNTDKLDYYLSFDNVRVGELQGAYITDLVSEGNYIIMSGAPTDNNAKLFKEGAMTYLQPLIDEGKVNVIVDQPVDDWKPENALKIIENALTKANNDVQAILAPNDGTAGGAIQALAAQGLDGQVPITGQDAELAAAQRIVEGTQSMTIFKDTRMLGAEAINIAIALANGEEVKTNGAVSNNSVDVPSVLLTPYVVDKDNIDELLIESGYLKKEDVYK